One part of the Polyangiaceae bacterium genome encodes these proteins:
- a CDS encoding DUF350 domain-containing protein — translation MDFAPFIKALVGSLVYCLIGVVMFAISFMIIKMVTPFSIRKEIEEDQNTALAVLIGSVILGLSIIIAAAVGG, via the coding sequence ATGGATTTCGCACCTTTCATCAAGGCGCTCGTCGGTTCGCTGGTCTACTGCCTGATTGGCGTCGTGATGTTTGCGATAAGCTTCATGATCATCAAAATGGTGACCCCCTTCTCGATCCGGAAGGAAATCGAGGAGGACCAGAACACCGCGCTCGCCGTCCTGATCGGCTCGGTCATCCTTGGACTCAGCATCATCATCGCAGCCGCCGTCGGC